In one window of Photorhabdus laumondii subsp. laumondii DNA:
- a CDS encoding aspartate-semialdehyde dehydrogenase, translating to MSEGWNIALLGATGAVGEAILALLQERQFPVGELYPLASERSAGESLRFNGKNFVVGDAADFDWSQVQLAFFVAGLEATAQYVEKATEEGCLVIDSSGLFAMEPDVPLVVPGVNPHVLADYRNRNIIALADSMTSQVLTAIKPLVDAAGIARLHLTNLFSVSVHGKAAVDELAGQSARLLNGIPPEPGHFSKQLAFNLLPLPTEAEGSVREERLLVDQIRKILQDEGLPISVSCVQSSVFYGNAQVVHLETLRPVGVEEVREELERMVDINVADEGDYPTPVTEASGNDVLSIGCLRHDYGMPEILQFWSVADNIRFGGALMAVETAEKLIQEQFY from the coding sequence ATGTCAGAAGGTTGGAATATTGCCCTATTGGGTGCGACAGGGGCAGTAGGTGAAGCGATATTGGCGTTATTACAAGAGCGTCAGTTTCCCGTTGGTGAATTGTATCCTCTCGCCAGTGAGCGTAGTGCCGGTGAAAGCTTGCGTTTTAATGGCAAAAATTTTGTTGTTGGTGATGCTGCTGATTTTGACTGGTCACAGGTACAGCTCGCTTTTTTTGTGGCTGGATTAGAGGCTACGGCACAATATGTTGAAAAAGCGACAGAAGAAGGTTGTTTGGTTATCGATAGCAGTGGGTTGTTTGCTATGGAGCCTGATGTACCTTTAGTTGTTCCAGGGGTGAATCCTCATGTTTTGGCGGATTATCGTAACCGAAATATTATTGCCTTAGCAGATAGTATGACCAGTCAGGTACTGACAGCCATTAAACCGCTGGTGGATGCGGCTGGAATTGCACGTTTGCATTTGACTAATCTGTTTTCTGTTTCTGTTCACGGCAAAGCGGCCGTTGATGAATTAGCTGGACAGAGCGCCCGTTTGCTTAATGGCATTCCACCGGAGCCAGGTCATTTCAGTAAACAACTGGCATTTAATCTTTTGCCGTTGCCAACAGAAGCTGAAGGTTCTGTGCGTGAAGAGCGTCTCCTTGTGGATCAGATACGCAAAATTTTACAGGATGAGGGATTACCCATTTCAGTGAGTTGCGTTCAGTCTTCCGTTTTTTATGGCAATGCTCAAGTAGTCCATTTGGAAACATTGCGTCCGGTTGGGGTGGAAGAAGTTCGAGAAGAATTAGAGCGGATGGTTGATATTAACGTTGCAGATGAAGGCGATTATCCAACTCCAGTGACGGAAGCATCGGGTAATGATGTGCTGAGTATTGGTTGTTTGCGCCATGATTATGGTATGCCGGAAATATTACAATTCTGGTCTGTGGCCGATAACATCCGGTTTGGTGGTGCATTAATGGCTGTTGAGACAGCGGAAAAACTGATTCAGGAGCAATTTTACTGA
- the cvpA gene encoding colicin V production protein: protein MVWIDYAIIAIIGFSALVSLIRGFIREALSLVTWGCAFFVASHFYTYLAVYFTRFEDELVRNGIAIALLFIATLIVGSMVNYVIGSLVQRTGLSGTDRVLGVCFGALRGVLIVAAILFFLDTFTPLARSEDWKQSQLIPQFSHIIRWFFDYLQNASSFLPEKYTSPFG from the coding sequence ATGGTTTGGATTGATTACGCTATTATCGCCATTATTGGCTTCTCGGCATTAGTTAGCCTGATTCGTGGGTTTATTCGTGAGGCATTATCACTGGTCACCTGGGGGTGTGCTTTCTTTGTAGCAAGCCATTTCTATACTTACTTAGCGGTCTATTTCACCCGTTTTGAAGATGAATTGGTGCGTAACGGGATCGCTATTGCGTTGCTGTTTATTGCTACGTTGATTGTCGGTTCTATGGTGAACTATGTGATAGGTTCTCTTGTGCAACGGACTGGATTGTCAGGTACTGATCGAGTACTGGGGGTCTGCTTTGGGGCATTGCGTGGTGTGCTGATTGTCGCTGCTATTCTGTTTTTTCTGGATACATTTACACCATTGGCTCGAAGTGAGGATTGGAAACAGTCACAATTGATCCCGCAATTCAGTCATATCATAAGGTGGTTCTTTGACTACCTGCAAAATGCGTCAAGTTTCTTGCCGGAGAAATATACCTCTCCGTTTGGCTGA
- a CDS encoding DMT family transporter — translation MNIIFPFLAVLIWSINAVVSKASATAIDPAAISFYRWFLAFLTLTPFVVLSVIRRWKTICQYWWKLLILGALGMVLYQSLAYYAAHSISATFMGILSSLIPLLTVIISIFVLRVVPTVGLALGTVLSLSGLIWLVSAGDPISLLQHGLGRGELMMLLASISYALYGVLTKHWSIPLPNWQSLYVQITFGVLLLLPNFLLTKDVQLNASNISLVLFAGIPASIIAPYLWIQGVIKLGANTTTIFMNLTPIFTAIIAILVLHEEMHSYHLIGGSITLLGVILAQQLRTPLIRKTSGN, via the coding sequence ATGAATATAATTTTCCCGTTTCTAGCAGTCCTGATTTGGTCAATTAATGCCGTAGTAAGTAAAGCCTCCGCTACAGCTATTGATCCGGCGGCAATTTCTTTTTATCGCTGGTTCCTAGCCTTTCTCACATTAACCCCCTTTGTTGTACTCTCGGTCATTCGGCGATGGAAAACAATCTGTCAATATTGGTGGAAATTATTAATTCTTGGCGCACTTGGCATGGTACTTTATCAAAGCTTGGCCTATTACGCTGCGCACAGTATCAGTGCAACATTTATGGGAATTCTTAGCTCATTGATTCCTCTTTTGACTGTGATCATCAGTATATTTGTTTTACGTGTTGTCCCCACTGTCGGCCTTGCTCTTGGTACCGTTCTATCTCTGTCTGGTTTAATCTGGTTGGTCAGCGCCGGTGATCCCATATCATTATTGCAACACGGTTTAGGCCGCGGCGAATTGATGATGTTGCTTGCTTCCATCTCCTACGCACTCTATGGCGTATTAACCAAACATTGGTCTATTCCATTACCCAACTGGCAATCCCTATATGTACAAATCACTTTTGGTGTCCTGTTATTACTGCCAAATTTCCTATTGACCAAAGATGTTCAATTGAATGCCAGCAATATCTCGTTAGTCTTATTCGCCGGTATTCCAGCTTCGATCATTGCCCCCTATTTATGGATACAAGGCGTCATAAAACTTGGTGCGAATACCACCACCATATTTATGAATTTGACGCCGATATTTACAGCTATTATCGCTATTCTGGTTCTGCATGAAGAGATGCACAGTTACCACCTGATTGGTGGCAGTATAACGTTATTAGGCGTTATACTGGCACAGCAACTACGTACCCCTCTTATTAGAAAAACCTCAGGAAATTAA
- a CDS encoding colicin Z C-terminal domain-related protein: MTGVSECSQQRGNLKDNGYRYTFDTESQAPSTFFVEIQYVDEPTLKTIQTIGPGDYLVRSNGGIGTDRIRCRSHSIGQNIRITW; encoded by the coding sequence GTGACCGGGGTGAGCGAGTGCAGCCAACAAAGAGGCAACTTGAAGGATAACGGGTATAGATATACTTTCGATACAGAATCACAGGCTCCATCCACTTTTTTCGTTGAAATACAATATGTAGATGAACCAACACTAAAAACGATACAAACTATAGGCCCTGGTGATTATCTGGTCCGTAGTAACGGCGGAATAGGAACAGATAGAATCAGGTGTAGAAGTCATTCTATAGGACAAAACATTAGAATTACTTGGTAA
- a CDS encoding sensor histidine kinase: MTWFKVPNSLFHQLLLFFGVPLFVLGCLSVGTHYFSAENAATLAYDRTLLASARTVAERLTVKNNQLIVDVPYVVLDSFERNMNDRLFYQVLSPEGEIISGYDDLPLIPKDTLRSNLYTALVYFYDAEYHGRPIRVAALYQPINEGGMMGMALILVAETVASRHYLAQQLLISSLMSQGTVVGLTLILAYFLLKQLLKPLHKLSGVMVRRPANDLTPLPDMLPWSELSPLLYAFNRYIERLKLMVSRQERFSADASHQLRTPLTVLKTQVAVALASKDPAQWKESLQAIDSTLDNTISLTDRLLQLSRLKAHEKEAVRDYRPVNLVELLQQACFSRLQQAESKNIDLGYEGENAQWIKGEPVLLTEMCANLLDNAIKYTPEGGIVTARVILNSCKTYCYLEVDDSGPGIAKEDVNLSLMAFNRLDNAAGHEGAGLGLALVKDIGIYHGTHPQLLPSETLGGLLVRIPFRLSDD; this comes from the coding sequence ATGACATGGTTTAAAGTACCGAACTCATTGTTTCATCAGTTACTCTTGTTTTTTGGTGTCCCATTGTTTGTGTTGGGTTGTTTATCGGTTGGCACCCATTATTTTAGTGCAGAGAATGCGGCGACATTGGCTTATGACCGTACTTTATTGGCATCTGCTCGAACTGTGGCAGAACGGCTGACTGTTAAAAATAACCAATTAATTGTCGATGTACCTTATGTGGTTCTGGATAGTTTTGAGCGAAATATGAATGATAGGCTGTTTTATCAGGTGTTATCACCCGAAGGGGAAATAATTTCCGGTTATGATGATTTGCCTTTGATCCCTAAAGATACGCTTCGCTCCAATTTATACACGGCTCTAGTTTATTTTTATGATGCTGAATATCACGGCCGGCCCATTCGGGTTGCTGCCCTTTATCAGCCGATCAATGAAGGGGGAATGATGGGAATGGCGTTGATACTAGTTGCTGAAACAGTGGCTTCCCGTCATTATCTTGCGCAACAATTATTAATATCTTCTTTGATGAGCCAAGGAACCGTGGTTGGGTTGACTCTGATTCTGGCTTATTTTCTGTTGAAGCAGTTACTTAAACCGCTACATAAACTTTCTGGCGTCATGGTCCGTCGTCCCGCAAATGATCTTACTCCGTTACCGGATATGTTGCCTTGGTCGGAACTTTCCCCATTGTTATATGCATTTAATCGTTATATAGAGCGACTGAAATTGATGGTGAGTCGGCAGGAGAGGTTCAGTGCGGATGCTTCTCACCAACTTAGAACGCCATTAACAGTATTAAAAACGCAAGTAGCGGTAGCGCTTGCCAGCAAAGATCCAGCGCAATGGAAAGAAAGCTTACAGGCCATTGATAGTACATTGGATAACACTATCTCTCTGACGGATCGTTTATTACAACTTTCTCGTTTGAAAGCGCATGAAAAGGAGGCCGTTCGGGATTATAGGCCGGTTAATCTAGTCGAATTGTTGCAACAGGCATGTTTTTCTCGTTTGCAACAGGCTGAAAGTAAGAATATTGATTTGGGTTATGAAGGCGAAAATGCTCAATGGATCAAGGGGGAACCTGTATTACTGACGGAAATGTGTGCTAATTTATTGGACAATGCAATTAAATATACACCGGAAGGTGGCATTGTTACGGCTAGAGTGATTCTCAACTCTTGTAAGACATATTGTTATTTGGAAGTGGATGACAGTGGGCCGGGGATTGCTAAAGAAGACGTCAATTTGTCTCTGATGGCTTTTAATCGTCTTGATAATGCTGCGGGGCATGAAGGGGCAGGATTAGGATTAGCTCTGGTAAAAGATATCGGTATTTATCATGGTACTCATCCCCAATTATTGCCCAGTGAAACACTGGGCGGTTTATTAGTAAGAATCCCTTTTAGGCTTTCTGATGATTAA
- the folC gene encoding bifunctional tetrahydrofolate synthase/dihydrofolate synthase produces MPDTLQIPQATSPLMTWLSYLGNLHTTAIDMGLERVGKLARTLALVNPAPKVITVSGTNGKGTTCCTIESILLAAGLRVGVYSSPHLVRYTERVRIQGKELPEQEFCRVFADIESRRGDISLTYFEYGTLAALQLFKQACLDVVILEVGLGGRLDATNIVDADIAAITSIAIDHIDWLGADREHIGREKAGIFRKDRFAVVGEPDMPSSIAEVAGELGAKLFRCGIDWRFSQQNKNWHWQSDDRLFSNLPLPNVPLMNAATAMGVICCLLRQDDKVSRAINESAIHQGLQNAQLPGRFQIVREKPLLILDVAHNPHAAAYLVQKLAQLPRQPGSRILGVVGMLGDKDIAGTLTCLSQQINEWYCAPLTEQRGADAQTLAQHLGQPRIFTDVESAWHQAMVDADEQDIVVVCGSFHTVVHVMEALDREKGSGK; encoded by the coding sequence ATGCCTGACACTTTACAAATTCCTCAAGCCACGTCGCCATTGATGACGTGGCTTTCCTACCTTGGGAACCTGCATACTACGGCCATTGATATGGGGCTTGAGCGTGTGGGGAAACTTGCCCGAACTTTGGCGTTGGTTAATCCTGCACCTAAGGTGATAACCGTATCCGGTACTAATGGTAAAGGTACTACCTGTTGCACGATAGAATCTATTCTGTTGGCGGCTGGGCTGAGAGTGGGTGTTTACAGCTCTCCGCATCTTGTACGTTATACCGAAAGAGTTCGTATTCAGGGTAAAGAGTTACCTGAACAGGAATTCTGTCGTGTATTTGCGGATATTGAATCTCGTCGCGGTGATATTTCGCTGACTTATTTTGAATATGGCACATTAGCGGCTTTGCAACTGTTTAAACAAGCTTGTTTGGATGTGGTCATCTTAGAAGTAGGCTTAGGTGGGCGACTGGATGCGACAAATATTGTGGATGCCGATATTGCCGCGATTACCAGTATTGCAATTGATCATATTGATTGGTTGGGTGCCGATCGCGAACATATTGGTCGTGAGAAAGCAGGGATTTTCCGTAAAGATCGCTTTGCCGTGGTCGGTGAGCCGGATATGCCATCTTCTATTGCGGAAGTTGCGGGTGAATTAGGAGCCAAGTTGTTCCGTTGTGGCATTGACTGGCGTTTCTCTCAACAGAATAAAAACTGGCACTGGCAATCTGATGATAGGCTATTTAGCAACTTACCTTTGCCAAATGTTCCTCTGATGAATGCCGCAACGGCGATGGGTGTTATTTGTTGCCTGTTACGACAAGATGATAAAGTCAGTCGAGCTATTAATGAGAGTGCAATCCATCAAGGGCTACAGAATGCGCAGTTGCCTGGGCGTTTCCAGATAGTTCGTGAAAAGCCATTGTTGATCTTGGATGTGGCTCATAATCCCCATGCGGCGGCTTATCTGGTACAGAAATTGGCCCAGTTGCCCCGTCAGCCGGGCAGTAGAATCCTTGGTGTAGTGGGTATGCTAGGTGATAAAGATATTGCCGGTACACTGACTTGCCTGTCACAGCAAATAAATGAGTGGTATTGCGCTCCGTTGACTGAACAGCGTGGTGCAGATGCACAGACACTGGCTCAGCATCTTGGACAGCCACGGATATTTACTGATGTGGAAAGTGCTTGGCATCAGGCGATGGTTGATGCTGATGAGCAAGATATTGTTGTCGTTTGTGGCTCATTCCACACGGTAGTGCATGTCATGGAGGCTCTGGACAGGGAGAAAGGAAGTGGCAAGTAA
- the tctD gene encoding transcriptional regulator TctD translates to MRLLLVEDHPELLHWLQKALSSSGFAVDVASDGIVADQLLQTENYALLILDVSLPRLDGLSLLVRLRKRGQNLPVLLLTAKTDVSERVKGLNSGADDYLTKPFDLQELEARIRALLRRSAGVLQETLTFGSLVYQDDGYFVLNDEPLALTPRELSVLTTLFHRRGRPVSKQQLFEQVFALSDEANPQSIELYVHRIRKKLSGSNVGISTLRGLGYRLERQKDDMV, encoded by the coding sequence ATGCGTTTACTTTTAGTGGAAGACCACCCTGAATTATTGCATTGGCTGCAAAAAGCACTGAGTAGTTCAGGATTTGCCGTAGATGTTGCTAGTGATGGTATAGTTGCTGATCAATTATTACAGACAGAAAACTATGCATTATTGATTCTGGATGTTTCTTTGCCTAGGTTGGATGGGCTTTCTCTATTAGTTCGTTTGCGTAAGCGTGGGCAAAATTTGCCGGTATTATTATTAACGGCGAAAACTGATGTTTCTGAGCGAGTGAAAGGGCTTAATTCTGGTGCCGATGATTATCTGACGAAACCTTTTGATTTACAGGAATTGGAAGCACGTATCCGGGCATTACTTCGTCGTAGTGCAGGTGTTCTACAGGAGACGCTGACATTCGGCTCCCTTGTTTATCAGGATGATGGTTACTTTGTTCTGAACGATGAGCCATTGGCTTTGACACCAAGGGAACTTTCGGTTTTGACAACATTGTTCCATCGTCGGGGGAGGCCTGTTTCTAAACAACAGCTCTTTGAACAGGTATTTGCACTGTCAGATGAAGCGAATCCACAAAGTATTGAACTTTATGTGCACCGGATTCGGAAAAAATTATCAGGCAGTAATGTGGGGATCAGTACATTACGGGGATTAGGCTATCGTCTGGAGCGTCAGAAAGATGACATGGTTTAA
- the pdxB gene encoding 4-phosphoerythronate dehydrogenase PdxB, with the protein MKILVDENMPYADQLFQQLGDVQAIPGRPVPEGVLDHADAFMVRSVTKVNEELLKGRAVKFIGTATAGTDHVDQSWLSQAGIGFSAAPGCNAIAVVEYVFSALMLLAERDNFELKDKVVGIVGVGNVGSRLAERLAVLGIRTLLCDPPRADRGDAGEFWSLEKLVKEADILTFHTPLNKSGPYKTHHLVDVELLSVLPDNRILINASRGEVIDNQALLTALKCGKKLRVVLDVWEPEPDLSLPLLELVDIGTPHIAGYTLEGKARGTTQVFEAYCEFLGQPRKVALSDLLPEPDFSRVTLHGNVTQSTLKRLMHLVYDVRRDDTPLRQVAGQKGQFDYLRKNYLERREWSSLTVCCDNRESAELLAALGFSTELI; encoded by the coding sequence GTGAAGATTCTGGTTGATGAAAATATGCCTTATGCTGATCAACTATTTCAGCAATTGGGGGATGTACAAGCTATTCCGGGGCGTCCGGTACCGGAAGGTGTACTGGATCATGCTGATGCATTTATGGTCCGCTCAGTGACTAAAGTTAATGAAGAATTACTGAAAGGCCGCGCGGTAAAATTTATCGGTACGGCAACGGCAGGGACTGACCATGTGGATCAGTCATGGTTATCACAGGCAGGAATTGGGTTTTCAGCAGCGCCGGGATGTAATGCCATTGCTGTGGTTGAATATGTTTTCTCAGCGTTAATGTTGCTGGCGGAACGTGATAATTTTGAGCTTAAGGATAAAGTTGTCGGAATCGTTGGTGTCGGTAATGTCGGAAGTAGACTGGCTGAACGGTTAGCCGTCCTTGGTATCCGGACACTTTTATGTGATCCTCCAAGAGCTGACAGAGGGGACGCTGGTGAATTTTGGTCACTGGAAAAATTGGTTAAAGAGGCGGATATTCTGACATTCCATACGCCACTCAATAAATCAGGTCCGTATAAAACACATCATCTGGTGGATGTGGAATTATTGTCGGTTTTGCCGGATAACCGCATATTGATTAACGCCAGTCGCGGTGAAGTTATTGATAATCAAGCGCTGCTTACTGCATTGAAATGTGGCAAGAAACTCCGTGTTGTTCTGGATGTATGGGAGCCGGAACCTGATTTATCCCTACCATTACTGGAATTAGTTGATATTGGTACACCGCATATCGCGGGTTATACCCTCGAAGGTAAAGCGCGTGGTACCACACAGGTATTTGAAGCTTACTGTGAATTCCTTGGTCAACCCCGTAAAGTGGCTTTATCTGATTTATTGCCAGAACCAGATTTCAGCCGGGTTACCCTACATGGGAATGTCACTCAAAGCACACTGAAGCGGTTGATGCATTTAGTGTATGATGTACGCCGCGATGATACCCCGTTACGGCAAGTTGCCGGTCAAAAAGGGCAATTTGATTATCTGCGTAAAAACTATTTAGAACGCCGGGAATGGTCATCCCTAACTGTATGTTGTGATAATAGAGAGAGTGCTGAGTTGCTAGCTGCTCTTGGTTTCAGTACAGAACTGATTTAA
- the dedD gene encoding cell division protein DedD — protein MASKFQNRLVGTIVLVALGVIVLPALLDGNKKYNEDKFASIPLVPKPGDEQEIDSISPLNPPILSVPLEDETEALQPETLEQPEIPLVTTPQLAPIVPPAVQPEVKPQPQIKLEPKPDTKPSAPALKSKPDIKSESKPEVKPIETAPQGQAYIVQLGALKNAGKVDEIVARLRLSGYQVYTVPSSPVQGQLTRIYVGPNASKQQLDSALSELKSLTGLQGQVRSYRP, from the coding sequence GTGGCAAGTAAATTTCAGAATCGTTTGGTTGGTACAATTGTATTGGTAGCATTGGGTGTCATTGTGCTGCCTGCGTTGCTAGACGGCAATAAGAAATATAACGAAGATAAATTTGCATCAATTCCCTTGGTTCCAAAGCCAGGGGATGAGCAAGAAATTGACTCTATATCTCCTCTAAATCCACCAATATTATCAGTGCCTCTGGAAGATGAAACAGAGGCATTGCAGCCAGAAACACTGGAGCAGCCGGAAATACCATTGGTTACCACTCCTCAGCTTGCGCCGATAGTCCCTCCTGCTGTTCAGCCAGAAGTGAAGCCTCAACCACAGATTAAGCTTGAACCAAAACCAGATACTAAGCCGTCGGCACCGGCGCTTAAGTCTAAACCAGACATTAAGTCAGAGTCGAAACCTGAAGTTAAACCGATTGAAACAGCCCCGCAAGGGCAGGCTTATATCGTACAACTGGGTGCTTTGAAAAATGCCGGAAAGGTAGATGAAATCGTTGCCAGACTGCGTTTGTCTGGTTATCAGGTTTATACGGTTCCTTCATCTCCGGTTCAGGGGCAATTAACGAGGATATATGTCGGTCCAAATGCGTCTAAGCAACAACTTGACTCGGCATTATCAGAATTGAAAAGTTTGACTGGATTACAAGGGCAGGTAAGGAGTTACAGGCCGTAA
- the truA gene encoding tRNA pseudouridine(38-40) synthase TruA: MKIALGIEYDGSRYYGWQRQQEVKSVQGCLEEALSKVADEPISVFCAGRTDAGVHATGQVVHFETSVQRKDAAWTMGVNVHLPPDIAVRWVKTVDEGFHARFSATARRYRYIIFNHRYRPAVLANGVTHFHYPLDEKRMHQAAQCILGENDFTSFRAVQCQSKTPWRNVMHINVNRYGHYVVIDIKANAFVHHMVRNIAGSLMEIGCGNQDINWMAQLLALKDRAKAAATAKAAGLYLVAVDYPVQFDLPCAVMGPLFLADDLI; this comes from the coding sequence ATGAAAATTGCATTGGGAATTGAGTACGATGGCAGCCGATATTATGGCTGGCAGCGTCAGCAGGAAGTAAAAAGTGTTCAGGGATGCCTTGAGGAAGCACTATCAAAAGTCGCCGATGAACCCATATCGGTATTTTGTGCTGGTCGGACCGATGCTGGAGTACATGCAACAGGGCAGGTTGTGCATTTTGAAACGTCTGTTCAGCGCAAGGATGCGGCGTGGACAATGGGCGTGAACGTACATTTACCGCCAGATATTGCTGTTCGTTGGGTGAAAACCGTGGATGAGGGTTTCCATGCCCGTTTTAGTGCAACTGCTCGGCGATATCGTTACATTATTTTTAATCATCGTTATCGTCCAGCAGTGCTGGCCAATGGTGTGACCCATTTTCACTATCCACTGGATGAAAAGCGGATGCATCAGGCTGCGCAATGTATATTAGGAGAAAATGATTTTACCTCTTTCCGTGCAGTTCAATGCCAATCTAAAACGCCTTGGCGTAATGTGATGCATATTAATGTCAATCGTTACGGACATTACGTTGTCATAGATATTAAAGCCAATGCTTTTGTGCATCATATGGTGCGTAATATTGCGGGTAGTCTGATGGAAATTGGCTGTGGGAATCAGGATATTAACTGGATGGCCCAGTTGCTTGCTTTAAAAGATCGGGCGAAAGCCGCTGCGACGGCAAAAGCCGCAGGGTTGTATCTGGTTGCTGTTGATTATCCGGTGCAATTTGATTTGCCTTGCGCTGTTATGGGACCTCTGTTTTTGGCAGATGATCTGATTTAA
- the accD gene encoding acetyl-CoA carboxylase, carboxyltransferase subunit beta, with translation MSWIEKILNKSNITQTRKANIPEGVWTKCDSCSQVLYRAELERNLEVCPKCDHHMRISARTRLATFLDEGATTELGGELEPKDILKFRDSKKYKDRISAAQKQTQEKDALVVMKGTLSGMSVVAAAFEFAFMGGSMASVVGARFVRAVEQALADNCPLICFSSSGGARMQEALMSLMQMAKTSAALAKMQERGLPYISIMTDPTMGGVSASLAMLGDINIAEPKALIGFAGPRVIEQTVREKLPSGFQRSEFLLAKGAIDMIVRRPEMRDTLASLLSKLTHQSQPGTKPIVAEFVAEPADVEADIQISTNKEDA, from the coding sequence ATGAGCTGGATTGAAAAAATTCTTAATAAAAGCAACATTACCCAAACGCGTAAAGCGAATATCCCAGAAGGGGTTTGGACTAAATGTGATAGTTGCAGTCAGGTGCTCTACCGTGCTGAGCTAGAGCGCAATCTTGAGGTTTGCCCTAAATGTGATCATCACATGCGTATTTCGGCGCGTACCCGATTGGCTACATTCCTTGATGAAGGAGCAACGACGGAATTAGGGGGGGAATTAGAGCCAAAAGATATTCTTAAATTCCGCGATTCCAAAAAGTATAAAGATCGTATATCAGCGGCGCAGAAGCAAACCCAAGAAAAAGATGCGTTAGTCGTGATGAAAGGTACCCTGAGTGGTATGTCAGTTGTTGCTGCTGCTTTTGAATTTGCATTTATGGGCGGTTCTATGGCTTCGGTTGTTGGTGCCCGTTTTGTCCGTGCCGTAGAACAGGCGTTGGCAGACAATTGTCCTCTGATTTGTTTTTCTTCCAGTGGTGGCGCTCGTATGCAAGAAGCATTGATGTCACTGATGCAGATGGCGAAAACCAGTGCTGCTTTAGCAAAAATGCAGGAACGTGGTTTGCCTTATATCTCTATCATGACCGATCCGACAATGGGCGGTGTTTCAGCAAGTCTGGCGATGTTGGGTGATATCAATATTGCTGAACCAAAAGCATTGATTGGTTTTGCCGGGCCACGAGTGATTGAGCAGACTGTTCGTGAAAAATTACCGTCCGGTTTCCAGCGTAGTGAGTTTTTGCTGGCAAAGGGAGCGATTGACATGATTGTTCGTCGTCCTGAAATGCGTGACACACTTGCAAGTTTACTTTCTAAACTAACTCATCAGTCGCAGCCAGGTACTAAGCCAATTGTTGCTGAATTTGTGGCAGAACCCGCTGATGTTGAGGCGGATATTCAAATAAGTACCAATAAAGAAGATGCCTGA
- a CDS encoding DedA family protein — translation MEFLTHFVDFAKFIIDFILHIDIHLAELVAQYGDWVYGILFLILFCETGLVITPFLPGDSLLFVAGALAALGSNDLNVHIMVALMIIAAIIGDAVNYAIGRIFGERLFTNPNSKIFRRSYLDKTHEFYEKHGGKAIILARFVPIIRTFAPFVAGMGKMSYRRFAAYNVIGALVWVLLFTYSGYIFGDMPMVQQNLKLLIVAIIFISILPGVIEIWRHRRTVMKQKSDNR, via the coding sequence ATGGAATTTCTGACTCATTTTGTTGATTTTGCTAAATTTATTATTGATTTCATTCTCCATATTGACATTCATTTAGCCGAACTGGTCGCACAATATGGTGATTGGGTATATGGCATTTTGTTTCTGATTTTATTTTGTGAAACAGGGTTAGTGATTACTCCGTTTCTACCGGGAGATTCGCTGTTATTTGTTGCCGGCGCTTTAGCGGCTCTGGGCTCAAATGATCTGAATGTGCATATCATGGTGGCATTGATGATTATTGCGGCTATTATTGGTGATGCAGTGAACTATGCTATTGGTCGCATCTTTGGCGAAAGGTTATTTACTAATCCAAATTCAAAAATTTTCCGCCGCAGTTATTTAGATAAAACACATGAGTTTTATGAAAAACATGGTGGGAAGGCAATTATTTTGGCGCGATTTGTACCAATTATCAGAACATTTGCACCATTCGTTGCAGGTATGGGGAAAATGTCTTATCGTCGTTTTGCTGCTTATAACGTGATTGGCGCACTAGTATGGGTACTGTTATTCACCTATTCTGGTTATATATTCGGTGATATGCCAATGGTACAACAGAATTTGAAACTGTTGATTGTCGCTATCATCTTTATTTCAATCCTGCCCGGAGTGATTGAAATCTGGCGTCATCGTCGTACGGTGATGAAGCAGAAGAGTGATAACCGGTAA